From the Hymenobacter yonginensis genome, one window contains:
- a CDS encoding DUF6799 domain-containing protein: MKTFAFLAVTALLAVAAPHAGTAQTKTAPKTAAAAASTDQYVMQNAEVLLRQGTRLTPLTKNVVLPNGTKVNYKSGIVEFPTGKKTTLGEGDYVTTAGEVVFATPASAAAARGDNSVPASAQYTPYVQKGTTPAAPATTTVTAIGTPNDLTSLLTRKVQLLTEKINLMTPNPANQAAINSLNQQLQQLDAQIGR; this comes from the coding sequence ATGAAAACCTTTGCTTTTCTAGCCGTTACGGCACTGTTGGCCGTGGCTGCACCGCATGCCGGCACCGCCCAAACGAAAACCGCGCCGAAAACCGCCGCCGCTGCTGCCAGCACCGACCAGTATGTGATGCAGAACGCCGAAGTGCTGCTCCGGCAAGGCACGCGCCTGACGCCGCTCACCAAAAACGTAGTACTTCCCAACGGTACGAAGGTAAATTATAAGAGCGGTATTGTGGAATTTCCGACCGGCAAGAAAACGACGCTCGGCGAAGGCGACTACGTAACCACTGCCGGCGAGGTGGTGTTTGCCACGCCCGCCAGTGCCGCCGCCGCCCGCGGCGACAACTCGGTGCCCGCCAGCGCGCAATACACGCCCTACGTGCAGAAAGGTACCACGCCAGCTGCTCCGGCCACCACCACCGTCACGGCCATCGGCACGCCCAACGACCTGACGTCGTTGCTGACCCGCAAAGTGCAGCTGCTCACCGAGAAGATCAACCTAATGACGCCCAACCCGGCCAACCAGGCGGCCATCAACAGCCTCAACCAGCAGCTGCAGCAGCTGGATGCCCAGATCGGGCGCTGA
- a CDS encoding MarR family winged helix-turn-helix transcriptional regulator, translating to MPAMKIEDEIKQTVFRDSHQKAHINVMYTAGWLGQRQAAAFKSFGVTLPQFNILRILRGQHPKPSTVNLLIERMLDKTSNASRIVDKLESKALVTRTVCPSNRRAVDICITDAGLELLQRMDLVMQEQPIGLHNLTEEEATQLSALLDKIRD from the coding sequence ATGCCGGCCATGAAAATTGAGGACGAAATCAAGCAGACAGTTTTCCGCGACTCCCATCAGAAAGCCCACATCAATGTGATGTACACGGCGGGCTGGCTGGGGCAGCGGCAGGCCGCGGCTTTCAAATCGTTTGGTGTTACGCTGCCCCAGTTCAACATTCTGCGCATTCTACGGGGCCAGCACCCCAAGCCATCCACGGTCAACCTGCTGATTGAGCGGATGCTGGACAAAACCAGCAACGCCTCCCGCATCGTCGACAAGCTGGAAAGCAAGGCCCTTGTAACGCGTACCGTATGCCCCAGCAACCGCCGCGCCGTGGACATCTGCATCACGGATGCCGGCCTGGAGCTGCTGCAGCGCATGGATCTTGTGATGCAGGAACAGCCCATCGGGCTGCACAACCTCACCGAAGAGGAGGCCACGCAGCTCAGTGCCCTGCTCGACAAAATCCGGGATTAG
- a CDS encoding YceI family protein, translated as MKKLLLPALIAVSLLAAPAYAGNPATAAAAARTSKAADKSYKLQPQLSTLGWVGKKVTGQHNGNIQFKDGTVLVRGTQIVGGMFTVDMNSLKVEDIKEAEYNGKLVGHLRSEDFFSIEKNPTSTFKITKVAALKGDAAGNNATITGDLTIKGITQSISFPAKVGVKGGVASASGTATIDRTKFDIKYGSKSFFESIGDKAIMDDFTLSFNVIAKQ; from the coding sequence ATGAAAAAGCTCCTTTTGCCCGCTCTTATTGCTGTTTCGCTGTTGGCCGCTCCGGCCTACGCCGGCAACCCTGCCACGGCTGCTGCCGCTGCCCGCACCAGCAAAGCTGCCGATAAGTCGTACAAGCTGCAGCCGCAGCTGAGCACGCTGGGCTGGGTAGGCAAAAAAGTAACCGGCCAGCACAACGGCAACATTCAGTTCAAAGACGGTACCGTGCTGGTGCGCGGCACCCAGATTGTGGGCGGCATGTTCACGGTTGACATGAACTCGCTGAAAGTGGAGGACATCAAGGAAGCCGAATACAACGGCAAACTGGTGGGCCACCTGCGCTCCGAGGACTTCTTCAGCATCGAGAAGAATCCTACCTCGACGTTCAAAATCACGAAAGTAGCCGCCCTGAAAGGCGACGCGGCCGGCAACAACGCCACCATCACCGGCGACCTGACCATCAAAGGCATCACCCAGAGCATCAGCTTCCCCGCTAAAGTAGGCGTGAAAGGCGGCGTAGCTTCGGCCAGCGGCACCGCTACCATCGACCGTACCAAGTTCGACATCAAGTACGGCTCCAAGTCGTTCTTCGAAAGCATCGGCGACAAGGCCATCATGGATGACTTCACGCTGAGCTTCAACGTTATTGCCAAGCAGTAA